One segment of Gemmatimonadota bacterium DNA contains the following:
- the rpsI gene encoding 30S ribosomal protein S9 yields MAAKTPDNVQTVGRRKTAVARVLLRPGAGKWWINGRELSDYFPRESHRKRVEEPFEATELVGQFDVKVRVRGGGLSGQADAVRLGLARALAGRDEELRPRLRVRGLLTRDPRAVERKKPGRPKARKRFQFSKR; encoded by the coding sequence ATGGCAGCCAAGACTCCTGACAACGTACAGACCGTCGGCCGTCGCAAGACGGCGGTCGCGCGTGTCCTGCTCCGCCCTGGCGCGGGCAAGTGGTGGATCAACGGCCGTGAGCTCTCGGACTACTTCCCGCGCGAAAGCCATCGCAAGCGGGTGGAGGAGCCTTTCGAGGCCACGGAGCTCGTCGGTCAGTTCGATGTGAAGGTGCGGGTGCGTGGGGGCGGCCTCTCCGGCCAGGCGGACGCGGTCCGTCTGGGCCTGGCGCGCGCCCTGGCCGGCCGGGATGAAGAGCTCCGACCCCGCCTGCGGGTGCGGGGACTCCTGACGCGCGATCCGCGCGCCGTGGAGCGCAAGAAGCCCGGGCGTCCCAAGGCCCGCAAGCGGTTCCAGTTCAGCAAGCGTTAA
- the rplM gene encoding 50S ribosomal protein L13 has product MKTYTPRKGDIQRKWWVVDAAGQPLGRLATEVARILRGKHKPQYTPFLDTGDHVVVINASGVMLTGNKADSKTYFRHSGYMGGERHIPFRTMQERHPERVIELAVKGMLPKNALGRTMRKKLRVYAGDEHPHVGQDPQPLTLPSRGN; this is encoded by the coding sequence ATGAAGACGTATACACCCCGGAAAGGCGACATCCAGAGGAAGTGGTGGGTCGTCGACGCCGCCGGCCAACCGCTCGGCCGCCTCGCCACGGAAGTTGCTCGTATCCTGCGCGGCAAGCACAAGCCCCAGTATACGCCCTTTCTCGACACCGGTGATCACGTTGTGGTCATCAACGCGTCGGGCGTCATGCTGACCGGCAACAAGGCCGACAGCAAGACCTATTTCCGCCACTCGGGCTACATGGGTGGGGAGCGCCACATCCCGTTCCGCACCATGCAGGAGCGGCATCCGGAGCGCGTGATCGAGCTCGCGGTCAAGGGCATGCTTCCCAAGAACGCGCTCGGGCGCACCATGCGGAAGAAGCTCCGCGTCTACGCCGGGGACGAGCACCCCCACGTGGGCCAGGACCCGCAGCCCCTGACCCTTCCCAGCCGCGGCAACTGA
- a CDS encoding RNA polymerase sigma factor RpoD/SigA, with protein MVRLGTSSPGERSLDRYLLEISAFPLIDQEEEARLARAIREGDDLALDHLVRANLRFVVAVAKRYQNQGVPLSDLINEGNVGLLRAAVRFDETRGIKFISYAVWWIRQAILRALAEQARIVRMPINRAGTLFRIARRSAALSQELGREATPAEVAVDLGLDPGEVESQYTVARPHVSLDRRGGTGDGDDLPLAERLGAPDAETPEVRVEGLALRTGVARALETLTAREAKVLRLYYGLDGQEGLTLAQIGAEIGVTRERVRQIKEKALVRLRHASRARHLAAFHD; from the coding sequence ATGGTCCGACTCGGGACTTCGTCTCCCGGAGAGCGGTCCCTCGACCGCTACCTGCTGGAGATCAGCGCCTTCCCGCTGATCGACCAGGAGGAAGAGGCGCGCCTGGCGCGCGCCATCCGGGAGGGCGACGACCTGGCCCTCGACCACCTCGTGCGCGCCAACCTGCGCTTCGTGGTGGCGGTGGCGAAGCGCTACCAGAACCAGGGCGTGCCGCTGTCCGATCTCATCAACGAGGGCAACGTGGGGCTGCTGCGGGCGGCGGTCCGGTTCGACGAGACGCGCGGGATCAAGTTCATCAGCTACGCCGTCTGGTGGATCCGGCAGGCCATCCTGCGGGCGCTGGCCGAACAGGCGCGCATCGTCCGGATGCCCATCAACCGGGCGGGCACCCTGTTCCGGATCGCCCGCCGCAGCGCCGCGCTCTCCCAGGAGCTCGGCCGCGAGGCCACCCCGGCCGAGGTGGCCGTGGACCTGGGCCTCGACCCCGGTGAGGTGGAGTCGCAGTACACGGTGGCCCGCCCCCACGTGTCGCTCGATCGTCGGGGCGGCACCGGGGACGGGGACGACCTGCCGCTGGCCGAGCGGCTGGGCGCCCCCGACGCGGAGACACCGGAGGTCCGGGTGGAGGGCCTGGCGCTCCGGACCGGGGTGGCGCGCGCGCTGGAGACCCTGACGGCGCGCGAGGCCAAGGTGCTCCGGCTCTACTACGGGCTCGACGGACAGGAGGGTCTGACCCTGGCCCAGATCGGCGCGGAGATCGGCGTGACCCGGGAGCGGGTCCGGCAGATCAAGGAGAAGGCCCTGGTGCGGCTGCGCCATGCCTCGCGGGCCCGGCACCTGGCGGCCTTCCACGACTGA
- the lepB gene encoding signal peptidase I, translated as MTRMLNVLLAWVRSAVIAFVLLLTVRFFVVDAFKIPTSSMEGTLLVGDFLLVNKALYGSEVPGTHLRIPSLREPRLGEVVVFSAPHDPGKNYVKRVVGGPGDIVEMRSKRLFRNGKAVDEPYVKVLDRTGDAVHPDMLWQKAWLVKGPKRGYRPTRDNWGPIRVPENRYFVLGDNRDNSEDSRYWGFVPRDAMLGSPWRVYYSLDWDLQAPHWWAGVRWARIGTRVD; from the coding sequence ATGACCAGGATGCTCAACGTGTTGCTGGCCTGGGTGCGATCGGCCGTCATCGCCTTCGTGCTCTTGCTGACCGTCCGCTTCTTCGTCGTGGATGCCTTCAAGATCCCCACCTCCTCCATGGAGGGGACGTTGCTCGTGGGGGACTTCCTCCTGGTCAACAAGGCGTTGTACGGGTCGGAGGTGCCGGGTACGCACCTGCGCATCCCGTCCCTGCGGGAGCCGCGGCTGGGCGAGGTGGTCGTCTTCTCGGCGCCACACGATCCCGGCAAGAACTACGTCAAGCGCGTGGTGGGGGGCCCGGGGGACATCGTGGAGATGCGCTCCAAGCGGCTCTTCCGGAACGGCAAGGCCGTGGACGAGCCCTACGTGAAGGTGCTCGATCGAACGGGGGACGCGGTACATCCCGACATGCTCTGGCAGAAGGCCTGGCTGGTGAAGGGGCCCAAGCGCGGGTACCGGCCCACTCGGGACAACTGGGGTCCGATCCGCGTGCCGGAGAATCGGTACTTCGTCCTGGGCGACAACCGGGACAACAGCGAGGACTCGCGGTACTGGGGCTTCGTCCCGCGTGACGCGATGCTCGGGAGCCCGTGGCGGGTCTACTACTCGCTCGACTGGGACCTGCAGGCGCCGCACTGGTGGGCCGGCGTGCGCTGGGCCCGCATCGGGACCCGCGTGGATTGA
- a CDS encoding aldehyde dehydrogenase family protein, with the protein MDPIFQNFIAGSWCPPATDAWFENRNPARRSDLIGRFPRSGPEDVRRAVESARRGFELWSRTPAPARGEVLRRAGDLMSARKEEIARAATREMGKVLAETRGDVQEGIDTAYYAGAEGRRLFGHTVPSELRDKWAMSFRRPIGVCGMITPFNFPMAIPTWKIFPALACGNAVVFKPAEDVPHTGALFVEILLEAGLPPEVVQLVHGYGEEVGAAIVEHPDVPVISFTGSTTTGRRIGEICGRMHKRLSLEMGGKNAQIVLPDADMELALDGVLWGAFGTTGQRCTATSRLLLHESIEREFLDRLVARAEALRLGDGLEADTDVGPLIHEEAVAKVEAYVDVARSEAELVTGGSRPGTEGLSDGCFFAPTVVRAVAPGSRLAVEEIFGPVLSVLTFRTFDEAVAINNEVVYGLSSSVYTSDVRTAFRALNELDNGITYVNAPTIGAEAHLPFGGVKQTGNGHREGGWEVYDFYSETKVGYVDYSGRLQRAQIDNY; encoded by the coding sequence ATGGACCCGATCTTCCAGAACTTCATCGCCGGGTCCTGGTGCCCGCCCGCCACCGACGCCTGGTTCGAGAACCGCAACCCCGCGCGCCGGTCCGACCTCATCGGTCGGTTCCCCCGCTCCGGCCCGGAGGACGTCCGGCGGGCGGTCGAGTCCGCGCGCCGCGGGTTCGAGCTCTGGAGCCGCACGCCCGCTCCGGCGCGGGGAGAGGTGCTGCGCCGGGCCGGCGACCTCATGAGCGCCCGCAAGGAGGAGATCGCGCGGGCGGCGACCCGCGAGATGGGAAAGGTGCTGGCCGAGACCCGGGGCGACGTCCAGGAGGGCATCGACACGGCCTACTATGCCGGCGCGGAAGGACGCCGCCTGTTCGGGCATACCGTGCCGTCGGAGCTGCGGGACAAGTGGGCCATGAGCTTCCGCCGTCCCATCGGTGTCTGCGGCATGATCACGCCGTTCAACTTCCCCATGGCCATCCCCACCTGGAAGATCTTCCCCGCGCTGGCCTGCGGGAACGCGGTGGTCTTCAAGCCCGCCGAGGACGTGCCGCACACGGGAGCCCTCTTCGTCGAGATCCTGCTCGAGGCCGGATTGCCCCCGGAGGTCGTGCAGCTCGTACACGGCTACGGGGAGGAAGTCGGGGCGGCGATCGTCGAGCATCCCGACGTGCCGGTGATCTCGTTCACCGGCTCCACCACGACCGGCCGACGTATCGGAGAGATCTGCGGACGCATGCACAAGCGGCTCTCGCTCGAGATGGGTGGGAAGAACGCGCAGATCGTGCTTCCCGATGCGGACATGGAGCTCGCCCTGGACGGCGTGCTGTGGGGCGCCTTCGGGACGACCGGCCAGCGCTGCACGGCCACGTCGCGGCTGCTGCTGCACGAGTCCATCGAGCGCGAGTTCCTCGATCGGCTCGTGGCCCGGGCTGAGGCCCTGCGGCTGGGCGACGGGCTCGAGGCGGACACCGACGTCGGGCCCCTGATCCACGAGGAGGCCGTCGCCAAGGTGGAGGCCTACGTCGACGTCGCGCGGAGCGAGGCCGAGCTCGTCACCGGGGGCAGCCGTCCGGGGACGGAAGGCCTGTCGGACGGGTGCTTCTTCGCCCCCACCGTCGTGCGAGCGGTCGCCCCGGGCAGTCGGCTCGCCGTGGAGGAGATCTTCGGTCCGGTGCTCAGCGTCCTGACGTTCCGGACGTTCGACGAGGCCGTGGCCATCAACAACGAGGTCGTCTACGGCCTGTCCAGCTCCGTCTACACGTCGGACGTGCGGACCGCCTTCCGGGCCCTGAACGAGCTGGACAACGGGATCACCTACGTCAACGCTCCCACCATCGGAGCCGAGGCTCATCTGCCGTTCGGCGGTGTAAAGCAGACCGGCAACGGCCACCGGGAGGGCGGGTGGGAGGTCTACGACTTCTACTCCGAGACGAAGGTGGGCTACGTCGACTATTCGGGCCGACTCCAGCGGGCCCAGATCGACAACTACTGA
- a CDS encoding matrixin family metalloprotease, translating to MSSAPETSSRILGTVVVLALCLLGARTAADAWSAAGGDPTPCSRDTDCRERTRAVKAAPAELLQRDTVCRDAGYLCADPAEPDSFRVLRWPDPDRILTVVVPTPDEERGTAARLQRAAVRGVLRWDGTPMRIRVVEGRVAPADADVTLRWAARLDDGRLGSTRYEWRRSGETTRFRVLDLALVTRDPFDARRILTDDQVELAAAHEMGHALGLGHSDAPEDVMYPENTAVRLTARDYATVAALYRLPDGALVR from the coding sequence TTGAGCTCCGCCCCCGAGACCAGCAGCCGGATCCTGGGCACCGTCGTGGTGCTGGCCCTGTGCCTGCTCGGCGCCCGCACGGCGGCGGACGCCTGGTCCGCCGCCGGAGGGGACCCGACGCCCTGCTCCCGCGACACGGACTGTCGCGAGCGGACCCGCGCGGTGAAGGCGGCGCCCGCCGAGCTCCTGCAGCGGGATACCGTCTGCCGGGACGCCGGGTACCTCTGCGCCGACCCGGCGGAGCCCGATTCCTTCCGCGTGCTGCGGTGGCCCGACCCCGACCGGATCCTGACCGTGGTGGTCCCGACGCCGGACGAGGAGCGCGGGACCGCGGCCCGGCTCCAGCGCGCGGCCGTGCGCGGCGTCCTGCGGTGGGACGGCACGCCCATGCGGATCCGCGTGGTCGAAGGGCGGGTGGCGCCGGCCGACGCCGACGTGACGCTGCGCTGGGCGGCACGGCTGGACGACGGGCGCCTCGGATCGACGCGCTACGAATGGCGCCGCTCCGGGGAGACGACCCGCTTCCGCGTCCTCGACCTGGCGCTGGTGACGCGAGACCCGTTCGATGCGCGTCGGATCCTCACGGACGACCAGGTCGAGCTGGCCGCCGCGCACGAGATGGGGCATGCGCTGGGGCTGGGCCACAGCGACGCGCCGGAGGACGTGATGTATCCGGAGAACACCGCCGTGCGCCTGACGGCGCGCGACTACGCCACCGTGGCCGCCCTCTATCGGCTGCCGGACGGCGCGCTGGTCCGCTGA
- a CDS encoding sigma-54 dependent transcriptional regulator — translation MMARILIVDDEASIRNALEQVFEYEGHDVTVADSAREALGLYPDVAPDVSFLDVKMPGMDGLELLRKLRESEPGGVFVMISGHGTIDTAVEATRQGAFDFLEKPLDTTRLLVTLRNALERKGLSDSVERLRTEVESRYEIVGTSFAIRHVLQVVEKVGPTDADVLITGENGTGKELVARALHRLSQRADGPFVEVNCAAIPSELIESELFGHLKGSFTGAVADRTGKFEQADGGTLFLDEIGDMSPAAQAKVLRALAERVVTRVGGTKAMDVDVRVVAATNKDLEDEIAQGQFREDLFYRLNVVPIHVPPLRERRDDIPMLVRHFVRRMVDSGRGQERTFSSGALERLSELDWPGNVRELRNTVERLMILAAGPEVAEEDVQRLARGRETSLGLGGELLQASTFSDFKDAAERAYILHKLREHDWNVSETARAIDMPRSNLYKKIERYDLTRESV, via the coding sequence CTGATGGCCAGGATCCTCATCGTCGACGACGAAGCCTCCATCCGCAACGCGCTCGAGCAGGTCTTCGAGTACGAGGGCCACGACGTCACCGTGGCCGACTCCGCGCGGGAAGCGCTGGGGCTGTATCCGGACGTCGCGCCCGACGTCAGCTTCCTCGACGTGAAGATGCCCGGGATGGACGGGCTGGAGCTCCTGCGCAAGCTACGCGAGAGCGAGCCGGGCGGCGTGTTCGTGATGATCAGCGGGCACGGCACCATCGACACCGCCGTCGAGGCGACGCGACAGGGCGCGTTCGACTTCCTGGAGAAGCCCCTCGACACCACCCGGTTGCTGGTCACGTTGCGCAACGCGCTCGAGCGCAAGGGTCTCTCCGACTCCGTGGAGCGGCTGCGCACCGAGGTCGAGAGCCGGTACGAGATCGTCGGCACCTCGTTCGCCATCCGGCACGTGCTGCAGGTCGTCGAGAAGGTGGGCCCCACCGACGCCGACGTGCTGATCACGGGTGAGAACGGCACCGGCAAGGAGCTGGTGGCCCGCGCGCTCCACCGCCTGTCCCAGCGCGCCGACGGGCCCTTCGTCGAGGTCAACTGTGCGGCCATCCCCTCCGAGCTGATCGAGTCCGAGCTCTTCGGGCATCTCAAGGGCTCCTTCACGGGTGCGGTCGCCGACCGGACGGGGAAGTTCGAGCAGGCGGACGGCGGCACGCTCTTCCTCGACGAGATCGGCGACATGTCGCCCGCCGCCCAGGCCAAGGTGCTGCGCGCCCTGGCCGAGCGGGTCGTCACCCGCGTGGGCGGAACCAAGGCCATGGACGTGGACGTCCGGGTCGTGGCCGCCACCAACAAGGACCTCGAGGACGAGATCGCGCAGGGGCAGTTCCGCGAGGATCTCTTCTACCGGTTGAACGTGGTGCCCATCCACGTCCCGCCGCTGCGTGAGCGCCGGGACGACATCCCCATGCTGGTCCGCCACTTCGTTCGGCGGATGGTGGATTCGGGGCGAGGCCAGGAGCGCACGTTCTCCTCGGGCGCCCTCGAGCGGCTGTCGGAGCTCGATTGGCCCGGCAATGTGCGCGAGCTGCGCAACACGGTCGAGCGCCTGATGATCCTCGCCGCCGGCCCCGAGGTGGCGGAGGAGGACGTGCAGCGTCTGGCGCGCGGCCGCGAGACCTCCCTGGGGCTCGGGGGGGAGCTGCTGCAGGCGTCCACGTTCAGCGACTTCAAGGACGCGGCGGAGCGCGCCTACATCCTGCACAAGCTGCGCGAGCACGACTGGAACGTGTCGGAGACCGCGCGAGCGATCGACATGCCGCGCTCCAACCTCTACAAGAAGATCGAGCGCTACGACCTCACCCGCGAAAGCGTGTAG
- the thpR gene encoding RNA 2',3'-cyclic phosphodiesterase, with translation MRLFVAINLSRKDQRTIHGSTKGLRECAFPLRWLDDSTYHLTLKFLGSVDPRRVPQIAAKLDRIAASNAVFPLECRGFGAFPTIRKPRIVWLGVEPSPALRCLKQDLEWGLAELGFERETRAFHPHITLARATDEGAGAFRGLDARVAGLKHRQRTPVRTVDLMQSHLGAEGPRYTVVHQSELPQRPA, from the coding sequence ATGCGCCTCTTCGTCGCGATCAACCTCTCCCGGAAGGACCAGCGCACGATCCACGGCTCCACCAAGGGGCTGCGGGAGTGCGCGTTTCCTCTTCGCTGGCTGGACGATTCCACCTACCACCTGACCCTCAAGTTCCTGGGCAGCGTGGACCCGCGGCGGGTGCCGCAGATCGCCGCCAAGCTCGACCGCATCGCGGCCTCCAACGCGGTCTTTCCCCTGGAGTGTCGCGGGTTCGGAGCGTTCCCCACGATCCGCAAGCCCCGGATCGTGTGGCTCGGCGTGGAACCGTCGCCTGCCTTGCGTTGCCTGAAGCAGGATCTCGAGTGGGGTCTGGCCGAGCTCGGCTTCGAGCGCGAGACGCGCGCCTTCCATCCCCATATCACCCTGGCGCGCGCCACCGACGAGGGAGCGGGTGCCTTTCGGGGGCTGGATGCGCGGGTGGCCGGGCTCAAGCACCGGCAGCGCACGCCCGTCCGCACGGTGGATCTCATGCAGAGCCACCTCGGAGCCGAAGGGCCACGCTACACGGTGGTGCACCAGAGCGAGCTGCCGCAGCGTCCGGCGTGA
- a CDS encoding EamA family transporter — protein MPTRTEPSRLRLVGAYLAVYLVWGSTYLAIRFAIESLPPFLMASLRFLLAGGLLYAWARLRGAPRPARLEWRSALIVGGLLLLCGNGGVVWAEQHVPSGTAALLVATVSLWVVLLEWRFGTRSRPSPALALGVLVGLGGVALLVLDDGFGYGTRQGWLGAGAVVVAAGAWAAGSLYSRTAPLPASPLLATAMQMLAGGLLMGTLSLALGEPVRVDAAAVSLRSVLALAYLVVFGSLVAFSAYVWLLRVQPAARVATYAYVNPMVALLLGWGFGGEPLAPRTLAAAGVIVLSVGIITRETGRRRRSRTLPAPVPMGEPGAARVDGGGDAGPAGLPGRSAAP, from the coding sequence ATGCCCACCCGGACGGAGCCCTCCCGGCTCCGGCTCGTCGGCGCGTACCTCGCGGTCTACCTGGTCTGGGGATCGACCTATCTGGCGATCCGCTTCGCCATCGAGTCGCTGCCGCCGTTCCTGATGGCGTCGCTGCGGTTCCTTCTGGCCGGCGGGCTGCTGTATGCGTGGGCGCGGCTGCGCGGGGCGCCCCGTCCCGCCCGCCTGGAGTGGCGCAGCGCCCTGATCGTGGGTGGACTGCTCCTTCTCTGCGGCAACGGGGGGGTGGTGTGGGCCGAGCAGCATGTACCGTCGGGGACGGCGGCCCTGCTGGTGGCGACCGTCTCTCTCTGGGTCGTGCTGCTCGAATGGCGCTTCGGGACCCGGTCCAGACCCTCGCCGGCCCTGGCGCTCGGCGTGCTCGTGGGCCTCGGTGGAGTGGCCCTCCTCGTCCTGGACGACGGCTTCGGCTACGGGACACGGCAGGGATGGTTGGGGGCGGGCGCGGTCGTGGTCGCCGCGGGGGCGTGGGCCGCCGGATCGCTCTATTCACGCACGGCCCCGCTGCCCGCCTCACCCCTCCTGGCCACTGCCATGCAGATGCTGGCCGGCGGTCTGCTCATGGGCACGCTCAGCCTCGCGCTCGGCGAGCCCGTGCGCGTCGACGCGGCCGCAGTGTCCCTCCGGTCGGTCCTGGCCCTCGCCTACCTGGTGGTCTTCGGGTCGCTCGTGGCCTTCTCCGCCTACGTGTGGCTGCTCCGGGTCCAGCCTGCCGCCCGCGTCGCCACCTACGCCTACGTCAACCCGATGGTCGCCCTTCTCCTGGGATGGGGCTTCGGCGGAGAGCCGCTGGCTCCGCGGACCCTGGCCGCAGCCGGCGTGATCGTCCTGTCGGTGGGCATCATCACGCGGGAGACGGGGCGGCGCCGCAGGTCCCGGACCCTGCCGGCCCCGGTGCCGATGGGCGAGCCCGGGGCGGCCCGGGTCGACGGCGGTGGGGACGCGGGTCCTGCAGGCTTGCCGGGCCGGTCGGCCGCTCCCTAG
- a CDS encoding YifB family Mg chelatase-like AAA ATPase, which produces MLARLSSAALLGIDAYRVDVEVDVAPGLPGFQVVGLPHGAVREGRDRVLSALAHIDRAVPPRRIVVNLAPADVPKEGSAFDLPIALGLLAAAGAVPVASLADTVFVAELGLDGSLRPVRGALSVALLCVDERVRTLVLPRANAREASAIAGLEVLGADHLREVVTHLRGERRLGDRPPPPPRNGPPPSAGALAQIRGQPRAKRVLEIAAAGAHNLLLEGPPGAGKTLLARALPTLLPPLAEREAVEVTRVHSAAGLLPAGGSLLERRPFRAPHHSISEAGLVGGGRPPRPGEVSLAHRGVLFLDELPEFRRPALESLRQPLEEGSVLIARARASVRFPSRVQLVAAMNPCPCGLRGATATPCPCSQEAVRRYRSRISGPLLDRMDLFLWVPRADLRALAEAAAPDAEATTRAAVATARARQRARFEREGRVLVNAHMGIADLERHVRLAPPVRALLLEAAQRLALSARAYHRVLKVARTIADLDDADAVDAPHVTEALAYRPLPP; this is translated from the coding sequence GTGCTCGCGCGACTCTCCTCCGCCGCCCTGCTGGGCATCGACGCCTATCGGGTCGACGTCGAAGTCGACGTCGCTCCCGGTCTGCCCGGATTCCAGGTGGTGGGGCTGCCGCACGGCGCCGTGCGTGAGGGCCGTGATCGCGTGCTGTCGGCGCTCGCCCACATCGATCGGGCGGTCCCGCCCCGGCGCATCGTCGTCAACCTGGCCCCGGCGGACGTGCCCAAGGAGGGGAGCGCGTTCGACCTGCCCATCGCGCTCGGGCTGCTGGCCGCGGCGGGTGCCGTGCCGGTGGCGTCCCTGGCGGATACGGTCTTCGTGGCCGAGCTGGGATTGGACGGGTCGCTGCGTCCGGTCCGGGGCGCGCTGTCGGTCGCGCTGCTCTGCGTGGATGAGCGGGTACGCACCCTGGTGCTCCCTCGCGCCAATGCACGCGAGGCGTCCGCCATCGCGGGCCTCGAGGTGCTGGGCGCCGATCACCTGCGTGAGGTCGTCACGCACCTGCGCGGGGAGCGCCGGCTCGGCGACCGTCCACCGCCGCCGCCCCGGAACGGGCCTCCCCCCAGCGCGGGCGCGCTCGCACAGATCCGGGGACAGCCGCGTGCCAAGCGGGTGCTGGAGATCGCGGCGGCGGGCGCCCACAACCTGCTGCTCGAAGGACCCCCGGGGGCGGGCAAGACCCTCCTCGCGCGCGCTCTGCCGACGCTCCTGCCTCCGCTCGCCGAACGCGAGGCGGTGGAGGTGACGCGCGTGCACTCGGCCGCAGGGCTGCTACCGGCCGGTGGCTCGCTGCTGGAGCGGCGCCCGTTCCGCGCGCCCCATCACTCCATCAGCGAGGCAGGACTGGTGGGTGGGGGACGCCCACCCCGCCCGGGCGAGGTGAGCCTGGCGCACCGGGGCGTGCTGTTCCTGGACGAGCTGCCCGAGTTCCGGCGGCCCGCACTGGAGAGCCTGCGCCAACCGCTGGAGGAGGGGTCGGTCCTCATCGCCCGCGCCCGCGCGTCCGTGCGCTTCCCGAGCCGCGTACAGTTGGTGGCGGCCATGAACCCCTGCCCCTGCGGATTGCGCGGGGCCACCGCGACGCCGTGCCCCTGCTCGCAGGAGGCGGTGCGCCGCTATCGCAGCCGGATCTCCGGACCCTTGCTGGACCGGATGGACCTCTTCCTGTGGGTGCCGCGGGCGGACCTGCGCGCCTTGGCGGAGGCGGCCGCGCCGGACGCGGAGGCCACCACCCGGGCCGCGGTCGCGACCGCCCGGGCGCGTCAGCGCGCGCGCTTCGAACGGGAGGGTCGCGTGTTGGTCAACGCGCACATGGGCATCGCGGACCTGGAGCGGCACGTGCGGCTGGCGCCTCCGGTCCGCGCGCTGCTCCTGGAGGCTGCCCAGCGCCTCGCGCTGTCGGCGCGCGCCTATCACCGGGTCCTCAAGGTCGCGCGCACCATCGCCGATCTGGACGACGCGGACGCCGTCGATGCGCCGCACGTGACGGAGGCGCTGGCCTACCGCCCGCTCCCCCCGTGA
- a CDS encoding PadR family transcriptional regulator encodes MTDIDASTLYGTLNLLLLQALEHEPGHGLEIQRRIERLSEAALNVEEGALYPGLRRLERDGLVTSEWGISDARRRARFYQITRKGRARLARERASWLDTVRAVGRVLRIRPEEVG; translated from the coding sequence ATGACCGACATCGACGCCTCGACCCTGTACGGCACCCTCAACCTGCTGCTCCTGCAGGCGCTCGAGCATGAGCCGGGGCACGGCCTCGAGATCCAGCGGCGCATCGAGCGGCTCTCGGAGGCGGCCCTCAACGTGGAGGAGGGTGCCCTGTATCCTGGGCTGCGCCGGCTCGAACGCGACGGGCTGGTGACCTCCGAGTGGGGGATCTCCGACGCGCGTCGGCGCGCGCGCTTCTACCAGATCACGCGGAAGGGTCGGGCGCGGCTGGCGCGCGAGCGGGCGAGCTGGCTGGACACGGTGCGGGCCGTCGGGCGGGTGCTGCGCATCCGCCCGGAGGAGGTGGGCTGA